The genomic interval AAAAGAGTTCCTGATTCTCTAAACATTTAAAAGGAGAAAAGGATGGAAGAAAAAGATTTGATTCCTGATTTTCAGTTGGATTATCTCGGTCTTCACAATTTAGGCAGAGTTTGTTGGAATTTTTCTACACCTGAACTTTATGAACAAGCTATTAGACGCTATGAAGCACAAATTGTCCATTTGGGGCCATTGGCAGTACGAATGGGACAGCATACAGGACGCGCTGCAAAGGATAAATATATAGTCGATGAGCCGCAAACATCAAAAGATGTTTGGTGGGGCAAAGTCAATGTCAAATATCCTGAAGAGAGGTTCGAAGCCCTTTTCAATCGAATGAAATCATACATTCAAGGAAAAACAATATTTATACAAGATTGTTATGCCGGTGCAGATGAAAAATATCGCCAGTCTGTAAGAATAATCACTGAATTTGCATGGCATAGTCTCTTTGCAAGAAATATGTTTATTCAGGTTCCTCGTGATAGGGAAAAGATAAAAAATTTTGTGCCTGACTTTACTGTCTTACACTGTCCTAACTTCAATGCAGACCCTGATGAAGACCAAACTCGAAGCGGAACTTTTGTCGTAATTCATTTGAGCAAAAAACTAATTTTAATTGGAGGAACAGCATATGCCGGTGAAATCAAAAAGTCCATTTTCTCAGCCTTGAACTATCTGCTTCCGGGACAGGATGTCCTGTCAATGCACTGCTCTGCAAATGTCAGCAAAAAAGATCCTGAAAATGTAGCAATCTTCTTTGGGCTTTCCGGTACAGGTAAAACGACATTGTCAACGGACCCTGAAAGACTTCTTATAGGAGATGATGAACACGGCTGGTCTGATAGTGGTGTATTCAATTTTGAAGGCGGCTGTTACGCAAAAGTAATTCACCTATCTCAGGAATCAGAACCTGAAATTTATCAGTGCACAAGAAGATTCGGTACAATTCTTGAAAATGTTGCAATTGACCCGGTCCTTCGCTATGTGAATCTGGATGATGACACTTTCACAGAGAATACACGCGCTTCATTTCCTCGCACCCACCTCCCCAATATCGTAGAATCAGGTATGGCAGGCCATCCCAAAAATGTAATTATGTTGACTGCTGACGCTTTCGGCGTTTTACCTCCTATCGCAAAACTTTCGCAGGAACAAGCAATGTATCATTTTATAAGTGGTTATACAGCAAAAGTTGCAGGAACTGAAAAAGGAGTTACTGAACCAACTGCTACCTTCAGCGCTTGTTTTGGTGCACCTTTTATGATGAGACATCCATCTGTCTATGCTCAACTTCTTGCCGACCGAATAAAAAAATACAATGTTTCCTGCTGGCTAATCAATACCGGCTGGACAGGTGGACCTTATGGAACAGGAAATCGGATGAAAATCTCATATACAAGAGCTCTATTAAATGCTGCTCTAAATGGTGAATTGAATAATGTAAAAATGGTTGAAGACTCTATCTTTGGCTTTTTAGTCCCTCAGGAAGCACCAAATGTTCCAAATGAGATTTTAAATCCAAGGAATACATGGTCAAATCCTGATGATTATGATGAAATGGCAAAAAAACTTGCCAACCTGTTTAATGAAAATATAGAACAATATAAAGATAACATTCCTGCATCTGTTTTAAATGCTGGACCAAAAATAAAAGTATAAATTTAAAGGCATATTTCAACGGGCTGAATATTTTAAAATATCAAGGGGAAGGATTTGGCTGCATCGGAAAACGAAATTTTGTTTCAATATAAATTCCTCTTAGACAAGGGACTCGAAAAGGAATTTAATCTTATATTAGATAGAGATACTTTAAACTTAAAGGAATCCTATAAAAAAGATTTACCTTTATGGACAGTTTTAACTTTTCGCCAATGTCCCATATGTCCTCTGACAACTCAAACTCATCAACACTGTCCGATTGCTGTTAATTTAGTTGATGTCGTATCCTTTTTCAGCGATTCGCTTTCTTATGAAGAAGTTGAACTATACATAAAAACAGATGCTCGCAATTTTGTCAAAAAAACAAGTCTTCAACAGGGCATCAGTTCGCTCATTGGCATTTATATGGTAACAAGCGGATGTCCTATAATGGATAAACTAAAACCGATGGTTAGATTTCATTTACCCTTTTCGACAATTGAAGAAACGAAATACAGAGCAATGAGTATGTATCTTATGGCGCAATATTTTCTATACAAAGAGGGAGAAAAACCTGATTGGGATATGAAATATCTCTCAAATATTTATGACGATATCAAAGTGTTAAATATGAGTTTTGCACAGCGCCTCGCTGGTATTGGAATTCAAGATGCAACTGCAAATGCTCTTGTGGAACTCGATTGCTTTGCAGAAAACATAAGAGTAAGCATATCAAAGGATAAAATGGACGAAATCAAGGGGCTCTTTAAATCCTATCTCGATAAAACGAGAAAAGACAGGAAGTAATCAATTCTGGTGCAAAAGGCATAAGAGGGAATAGCAACTTGTAATTCGCTCAAAGTGATAAAGATATCTCTTTTATCCAATATCTTCTGCTGTAGATTCCTGATAGTCAAAAAAGTTCTTCCAATAAACCAGTGAAGATGTGGCAAGTGCAGGGCCTATAAGAATATAGATTAATCCCAAATAATCGTGGGGATATGGAAGACTTCGTAAAATTTGTCCCATTGACATCATACAGGCAATGACAAGCCATGTCTTCCATGAAAACATACTTCCAAAACACGCCCTTTCAGGATGGCCATAAATCCTTTCAACAGCTCTGTTTGCCGCCTTGTACAGAACAAACTTACCCTTGATAAAACCCAAGACAACTGCAAACGGCATAAGCCAAAATACCAACTTGTGTTTCACTGGAAATATCCAAAACAACCCTATAGTTGAGAGCAAAAGCCCTGCAAAAAGCCATAATGCCCCTGCTAATAGAAGCAAATATCTTTTGGGAACTGCAGGTTTATATTTTTCCTTCCAATCCATTGACTTTATCTTTTTAAATTCACATATTGCAACGCCATATCAAGGTTTGCATTTTTAATTAATCGGATTATTTCCTGTAAATCATCAATTTTCTTACCGCTTACCCGGACCTGATTATCTTGTATCTGCGCTTGAACTTTCAATTTTGTATCTTTTATCATCTTCACAATTTTTTTAGCGCTATCCTTATCTATCCCTTCCTTTATCTTGATAACTTGTTTTACATTGCCTCCAAGTCCTTCCTGTATGGGGCCAAAACTGAATGCTTTCAAGTCAATACCTCTTTTCGATGCCTTCATTCTCAATGTATCAGCAATTGCTTCTGCCTTCATTTTGTCAGAAGTGCCAAGACGAATCTCTTTTTCCTTTTTATCAAACTCTATGATTGTTTTGATGCCGCGAAAATCGTAACGATTGAGAAGTTCCTTCTTTGTCATATTTACTGCATTATCAACTTCCTGCAAATCTATTCTGCTTACAATATCAAATGAAGGCATCTGTTTTACTCACAAAAAAAGAAATTTTTTAATCAGCCAAAAAATCCTCTTCCATAGTATATAAGCAAGAGTCCTAATAACATAGCAATTATTCCAAAAACACGCAAATTTCGTGAATCTATATCTTGTATCATAGATGCCGCTTTTTTCATACCTTCCGGGAAACAAAAATATGGCAATCCTTCAATAATCAAAACCAAGCCAATTGCAACAATAAGAAACTTTCCCATAGCCCATTGACATTATTGAAGTTAACAATTTAATCTGCAATTATTTCTGTGCCAATTCCCTTTTGAGTAAATATTTCAAGAAGGAGTGCATGTTTGATTCGTCCGTCTATTATATGTACTTTTTTGACTCCCTCTTTAATCGCCTTGAGACAACATTTAACTTTTGGAAGCATACCACCCTTGATAATTCCTCTTTCAACCATATCATTTATCTTGCTTTCATTTGCAGAGGAAACAAGCTTGCCATTTTCATCGAGAATTCCTTCTGTATCAGTCAATGCAACGAATTTTCTCGCTTTCAGCGCCCCTGCAATGGCGCCTGCGGCAATATCAGCATTGATATTCAGCGAATTCCCATCTTTATCCACCCCGATCGGCGCTATAACTGGAATAAATCTTCTATCGAGCTCAAGTATGACATCAGGGTAAACATTAGTGATTTCGCCTACTCTTCCTAAATCTACAACTTTTTCAGCATTATTTTCCAGAATCTCTGAATTGTGAATCATTATCTTTTTCGCTTTCAAAAGATTGCCGTCCTTACCTGTCAATCCTATAGCACGCCCCCCATGTCTATTTATGAGTGATACGATTTCTTTATTTATTGTGCCTCCAAGCACCATTTCAACTATCGTCATAGTCTCACTATCAGTAACCCTATGTCCTGAAACGAAAGAGCTCTCTTTCCCAAGTTTTTTGAGAAATTCTCCAATCTGAGGACCGCCGCCATGGACAATCACAGGATTGATGCCAAGATATTTCAGCAGAATTACATCGAGAGCAAAGTTTTCTTTGAGCTCTTCATTTAGCATAGCGCTTCCGCCATACTTGATTACAAAAGTCTCTCCACTAAACTCCCTCATATAGGGAATAGCTTCAATTAAAGTATTTGCTTTTTCTATATACTTTTCCATCTTCTATAGTTGTTCAATATTTTTTATCTGGCGCATCTTTATAAACAATTTTTACGTTAATTAAAATTTTTTTCTTTTACAAAATAGACATTCTTTAAACTTTCAAATTCTCCTCTTGGAAACAACAAAAAACCC from Candidatus Schekmanbacteria bacterium carries:
- the pckA gene encoding phosphoenolpyruvate carboxykinase (ATP), whose protein sequence is MEEKDLIPDFQLDYLGLHNLGRVCWNFSTPELYEQAIRRYEAQIVHLGPLAVRMGQHTGRAAKDKYIVDEPQTSKDVWWGKVNVKYPEERFEALFNRMKSYIQGKTIFIQDCYAGADEKYRQSVRIITEFAWHSLFARNMFIQVPRDREKIKNFVPDFTVLHCPNFNADPDEDQTRSGTFVVIHLSKKLILIGGTAYAGEIKKSIFSALNYLLPGQDVLSMHCSANVSKKDPENVAIFFGLSGTGKTTLSTDPERLLIGDDEHGWSDSGVFNFEGGCYAKVIHLSQESEPEIYQCTRRFGTILENVAIDPVLRYVNLDDDTFTENTRASFPRTHLPNIVESGMAGHPKNVIMLTADAFGVLPPIAKLSQEQAMYHFISGYTAKVAGTEKGVTEPTATFSACFGAPFMMRHPSVYAQLLADRIKKYNVSCWLINTGWTGGPYGTGNRMKISYTRALLNAALNGELNNVKMVEDSIFGFLVPQEAPNVPNEILNPRNTWSNPDDYDEMAKKLANLFNENIEQYKDNIPASVLNAGPKIKV
- a CDS encoding YajQ family cyclic di-GMP-binding protein is translated as MPSFDIVSRIDLQEVDNAVNMTKKELLNRYDFRGIKTIIEFDKKEKEIRLGTSDKMKAEAIADTLRMKASKRGIDLKAFSFGPIQEGLGGNVKQVIKIKEGIDKDSAKKIVKMIKDTKLKVQAQIQDNQVRVSGKKIDDLQEIIRLIKNANLDMALQYVNLKR
- a CDS encoding DUF2065 domain-containing protein, producing MGKFLIVAIGLVLIIEGLPYFCFPEGMKKAASMIQDIDSRNLRVFGIIAMLLGLLLIYYGRGFFG
- the argB gene encoding acetylglutamate kinase, which gives rise to MEKYIEKANTLIEAIPYMREFSGETFVIKYGGSAMLNEELKENFALDVILLKYLGINPVIVHGGGPQIGEFLKKLGKESSFVSGHRVTDSETMTIVEMVLGGTINKEIVSLINRHGGRAIGLTGKDGNLLKAKKIMIHNSEILENNAEKVVDLGRVGEITNVYPDVILELDRRFIPVIAPIGVDKDGNSLNINADIAAGAIAGALKARKFVALTDTEGILDENGKLVSSANESKINDMVERGIIKGGMLPKVKCCLKAIKEGVKKVHIIDGRIKHALLLEIFTQKGIGTEIIAD